A DNA window from Luteolibacter luteus contains the following coding sequences:
- a CDS encoding C25 family cysteine peptidase: MSWLRLALLSIVLPLSAAERGTWLCIGPDELLKEAAPLCEYRAAQGWEVVKSSAAPRKAIGAQTTKPAAILLLGDDLPGDAGEVWLTRAERHPYHGWLAKHPKEFVSDSSYGDLDHDGVPDVPVGRIPARTPEELGAVVKKILAWESRTPSPEDLTLPVWTGDPGFGKIGSVLKLAYLPFVMQQLRREAPPWAGFWFLQSDPRSPFCGWPADSAVNFNERVAQGGLLSAMIGHGREDSWWITTLPSGSLRYRAEDARAMTGPSPAPPHVVFACRCGAFADGAKRSLAEEFLFAPGGPVACVGASVDSHPLTNYYGSTSLLRSLGEPGCDTFGEAWVSSIRKAHERHEPIIETLVSVLEPLLIGKRNEIRNLKSDHLLIYNLLGDPATRLFVPQTLEAKVVRSREGWTWIVPKPKDLPTGARLIVQHRPEIRSFSFKKPARAATAADDLMRQVNDSLNFKTLSEMSREEEWHGALNEAGSLRLCLSDSSGIRVFAMLLGAEN; encoded by the coding sequence ATGTCTTGGCTCCGCCTTGCCCTTCTTTCAATAGTCCTGCCGCTTTCCGCAGCGGAGCGCGGGACTTGGCTGTGCATCGGGCCGGATGAGCTTTTGAAGGAGGCGGCGCCGCTTTGCGAATACCGCGCAGCACAGGGCTGGGAGGTGGTAAAAAGTAGTGCGGCTCCGCGGAAAGCCATCGGGGCGCAGACGACCAAGCCTGCCGCTATCCTTTTGCTCGGAGACGATCTGCCGGGTGATGCGGGTGAGGTATGGCTTACCCGTGCCGAGCGTCATCCTTACCATGGCTGGTTGGCAAAGCATCCGAAGGAATTCGTGAGTGATTCGTCGTACGGTGACCTCGATCATGACGGGGTGCCGGACGTGCCAGTGGGGCGCATTCCAGCGCGGACGCCGGAGGAGCTTGGTGCGGTGGTAAAGAAAATCCTGGCTTGGGAATCACGGACACCATCTCCAGAGGACCTGACCCTGCCTGTTTGGACCGGTGATCCGGGATTCGGAAAGATCGGGTCGGTGCTGAAGCTCGCATATCTGCCCTTTGTGATGCAGCAGCTGCGGCGTGAAGCACCGCCCTGGGCGGGCTTCTGGTTTCTCCAATCGGATCCCCGAAGTCCCTTCTGCGGCTGGCCCGCGGACAGCGCGGTCAATTTCAACGAGCGGGTGGCGCAAGGAGGATTGCTAAGCGCGATGATCGGACATGGCCGGGAAGATTCCTGGTGGATCACCACCTTGCCGAGCGGCTCGCTGCGTTATCGCGCCGAGGATGCCCGTGCGATGACCGGGCCCTCGCCTGCCCCGCCGCATGTGGTTTTCGCGTGCCGGTGCGGCGCCTTCGCCGATGGTGCAAAGCGCTCGCTGGCGGAGGAGTTTCTTTTCGCACCCGGAGGACCGGTGGCCTGTGTCGGGGCTTCGGTGGATTCCCATCCGCTAACGAACTACTATGGATCTACGAGTTTGTTAAGAAGCTTGGGCGAACCGGGATGCGACACCTTCGGCGAAGCATGGGTATCCTCGATCCGGAAAGCCCATGAACGGCACGAGCCGATCATCGAGACGCTCGTGTCCGTGCTCGAACCGCTGTTGATCGGGAAGAGGAATGAAATCAGGAATCTCAAGTCGGATCATCTGCTGATCTACAATCTGCTCGGTGATCCAGCGACGCGGCTTTTCGTGCCACAGACGCTGGAAGCGAAGGTCGTGCGCTCCCGGGAGGGATGGACGTGGATCGTGCCCAAGCCTAAAGACCTCCCAACCGGAGCAAGGCTAATCGTTCAACATCGGCCAGAAATCAGGAGCTTTTCCTTCAAAAAGCCTGCCAGAGCGGCCACGGCTGCCGACGATCTGATGCGGCAAGTGAACGACTCACTTAACTTCAAGACACTGAGCGAGATGAGCCGCGAGGAGGAGTGGCATGGAGCGCTAAATGAAGCCGGCTCCCTGCGCCTGTGTCTGTCGGACTCCTCAGGAATCCGCGTCTTTGCGATGCTTTTAGGTGCTGAAAATTGA
- a CDS encoding carbohydrate-binding family 9-like protein yields the protein MKWLLSLPFISISAGDPLSYDCLFSDTAPIVDGDLSDAVWEKATWTSDFIDIQGDKKPKPRFRTRAKMLWTSEGLHVCGEMKEPHVWGTLTEKNAIIFHDNDFEIFLDPDGDTLNYYEFEINALGTIWELTLDRPYAKGGTAVHGTNLPGLKSAVKIQGTLNDPSDTDTGWTVEVFLPWKDLAKHQGSVSSPPKAGDTWRINFSRVEWKHEVKEGKYVRVPEHGVKIPEGEHPEDNWVWSPQGEIAMHIPEMWGKLRFVK from the coding sequence ATGAAGTGGCTCCTTTCCCTCCCTTTCATCTCGATCTCCGCAGGCGATCCCCTGAGCTACGATTGTCTTTTTTCGGACACGGCCCCGATCGTCGACGGCGATCTTTCCGATGCCGTGTGGGAGAAGGCGACGTGGACGAGCGACTTCATCGACATCCAGGGAGACAAGAAGCCCAAGCCGCGCTTCCGGACGCGGGCCAAGATGTTGTGGACCAGTGAAGGCCTGCACGTCTGCGGGGAGATGAAGGAGCCCCACGTGTGGGGCACACTCACCGAGAAGAACGCGATCATCTTCCACGACAACGATTTCGAGATCTTCCTCGATCCCGATGGTGATACGCTCAATTACTACGAGTTCGAGATCAACGCGCTGGGCACCATCTGGGAACTCACCTTGGACAGGCCTTATGCAAAAGGCGGAACCGCGGTCCATGGCACGAATCTCCCGGGCCTGAAGAGTGCGGTGAAAATCCAAGGCACGCTCAATGATCCTTCGGACACGGATACCGGCTGGACCGTGGAGGTCTTCCTGCCTTGGAAGGACCTCGCGAAACATCAGGGCAGCGTCAGCTCCCCGCCGAAGGCTGGCGATACCTGGCGCATCAATTTCTCGCGGGTGGAATGGAAGCACGAGGTCAAGGAAGGCAAGTATGTCCGGGTGCCCGAACACGGGGTAAAGATCCCCGAGGGCGAGCATCCGGAGGACAACTGGGTCTGGAGCCCGCAAGGCGAGATCGCCATGCACATCCCGGAGATGTGGGGGAAACTGAGGTTTGTGAAGTAG
- a CDS encoding endonuclease/exonuclease/phosphatase family protein codes for MTLRSLACVVAGVLAVGAAEAKPLRVLSYNLRYITSGDKGERAWTARRDQTADLIKSDNADIVGIQEGLPQMMDDLADRLSGYATIGVGREDGIVQGEHAAILVKADRFRIQDSGTFWLSDTPEICNSCTWGNTVTRICTWAKLYDRETKRTLLFFNTHLDHASSEARQKGTELILSRIAQRKGQGPVIFTGDFNAAIDDPLHAAIKATGFADVWRVANGDTPEEEAGTFHEFTGVTNRARIDFIYATPDLKIIDSGIIRSSLNGNYPSDHFPVRATLDW; via the coding sequence ATGACCTTGAGATCCTTGGCCTGTGTGGTAGCCGGCGTATTGGCCGTCGGCGCGGCAGAAGCGAAGCCCCTGCGCGTGCTCTCCTACAACCTCCGCTACATCACTTCCGGCGACAAAGGCGAACGCGCCTGGACCGCGCGCCGCGACCAAACGGCGGATCTCATCAAATCCGACAATGCCGACATCGTGGGCATCCAGGAAGGTCTGCCGCAGATGATGGATGACCTTGCCGATCGCCTCAGCGGCTACGCGACGATTGGCGTGGGTCGTGAAGATGGCATCGTCCAAGGCGAGCACGCCGCCATCCTGGTGAAGGCAGACCGCTTCCGCATCCAGGACTCCGGGACCTTTTGGCTCTCCGATACCCCGGAAATCTGCAACTCCTGCACTTGGGGAAATACCGTCACGCGCATCTGCACCTGGGCAAAGCTCTACGACCGCGAAACCAAGCGCACGCTGCTCTTCTTCAATACCCACCTCGACCACGCTTCATCGGAAGCCCGCCAAAAAGGGACCGAACTCATCCTCTCCCGCATCGCCCAGCGCAAGGGCCAGGGTCCCGTGATTTTTACCGGCGATTTCAATGCCGCCATCGATGATCCGCTTCACGCCGCGATCAAGGCCACCGGCTTCGCCGATGTGTGGCGCGTCGCAAACGGCGACACCCCCGAGGAGGAAGCCGGCACCTTCCACGAATTCACCGGTGTGACGAATCGGGCGCGGATCGATTTCATCTACGCCACGCCCGATCTGAAGATCATCGATTCAGGAATCATCCGCAGCTCCCTCAACGGGAACTACCCTTCCGACCACTTCCCGGTCCGGGCCACCTTGGATTGGTGA
- a CDS encoding glutathione peroxidase, with protein sequence MATAAAADLTTIPFKTITGKETSLAEYKGKVVLVVNTASKCGLTPQYEALETIYDKYRKKDFVILGFPCNDFGNQEPGTEKEIRTFCKDKYDVSFPLMEKIHVKGPEQHPLYAALTGKEGAFPGDVAWNFGKFLIGKDGKPIARFEPKTTPDSPEVTEAIEKALK encoded by the coding sequence ATGGCCACCGCTGCGGCGGCGGACCTGACCACCATTCCCTTCAAGACCATCACCGGAAAGGAAACCAGCCTGGCCGAATACAAGGGCAAGGTGGTGCTGGTGGTGAACACCGCTTCGAAGTGCGGCCTGACCCCGCAGTACGAGGCGCTGGAAACGATCTACGACAAGTATCGTAAAAAGGACTTCGTGATCCTTGGCTTCCCGTGCAATGACTTCGGCAACCAGGAACCTGGCACCGAGAAAGAGATCCGCACTTTCTGCAAGGACAAGTACGACGTCAGCTTCCCGCTGATGGAGAAGATCCATGTGAAGGGCCCTGAACAGCACCCGCTCTATGCCGCGCTGACCGGCAAGGAAGGCGCTTTCCCGGGCGATGTGGCTTGGAACTTCGGCAAATTCCTCATCGGCAAGGATGGCAAGCCCATCGCTCGCTTCGAGCCAAAGACCACACCTGATAGCCCCGAAGTGACCGAGGCCATCGAGAAGGCACTGAAATAA
- the alr gene encoding alanine racemase produces the protein MNLPISPPRAWAEIDLSALRENLRSAREAAGCEVMAVVKAGAYGHGLEEIAKVLASEQIAFFGVANVGEARRIADAGVETRIYLLGATWAEERPEIVARGWTPCISALDEARHFNDLAFMRGVRLKVHLSVDIGMGRGGFVADQLPEVIDELGGLPNLDIEGIGAHLPSADENEAQTHEQIAKYMAVLHSIGGPERFRWRHLCNSAGLLGYGQGDCNLTRPGLMLYGISPLPGHPVQLKNVMSLKSRVTLIRTLPAGHGVSYGSAFVTTKPTRVATIGIGYGDGYPRHVSGNGAEAFIRGRRFPLLGRVTMDQLMVDVSDSDVEEGDEVEMFGENIRVDEVAAKAGTIAWEILTGITPRVVRVYA, from the coding sequence GTGAACCTGCCAATTTCGCCGCCCCGCGCCTGGGCGGAGATCGATCTGTCCGCCCTCCGCGAGAACCTGCGCTCTGCCCGCGAAGCCGCCGGCTGTGAGGTGATGGCCGTGGTGAAGGCCGGCGCCTATGGCCACGGGCTGGAAGAAATCGCGAAGGTCCTCGCCTCGGAACAGATCGCCTTCTTTGGCGTGGCAAATGTCGGCGAGGCACGTCGCATCGCGGACGCCGGTGTGGAGACCCGGATCTACCTCCTGGGTGCGACTTGGGCGGAGGAACGCCCCGAGATCGTGGCCCGCGGGTGGACGCCCTGCATTTCCGCTCTGGATGAGGCGCGCCATTTCAACGACCTGGCCTTCATGCGCGGTGTCCGGCTGAAGGTGCACCTCTCCGTGGACATCGGGATGGGGCGCGGCGGTTTCGTGGCCGACCAGCTTCCCGAGGTGATCGACGAACTCGGCGGCCTGCCGAACCTGGACATCGAGGGAATCGGAGCGCACTTGCCCTCCGCGGATGAAAACGAGGCCCAAACGCACGAGCAGATCGCGAAATACATGGCGGTCCTCCATTCCATCGGCGGGCCGGAGCGCTTCCGCTGGCGGCATCTCTGCAACAGCGCCGGACTGCTCGGTTACGGGCAAGGGGACTGCAACCTCACCCGACCGGGGCTGATGCTTTACGGAATCTCGCCACTACCGGGACATCCGGTGCAGCTGAAGAACGTGATGAGCCTCAAATCCCGGGTGACCCTGATCCGCACCCTGCCCGCAGGCCACGGGGTATCCTACGGCAGTGCCTTTGTGACGACGAAGCCCACGCGGGTGGCGACCATCGGGATCGGCTACGGCGACGGCTATCCGCGCCATGTTTCCGGGAACGGTGCGGAGGCCTTCATTCGCGGTCGGCGCTTCCCCTTGCTGGGCCGTGTGACGATGGACCAGCTGATGGTGGACGTGTCCGACAGCGATGTGGAGGAAGGCGATGAGGTGGAAATGTTTGGAGAGAATATCCGGGTGGACGAGGTGGCGGCGAAGGCCGGGACCATCGCCTGGGAAATCCTTACAGGCATCACCCCCCGCGTGGTCCGTGTCTATGCCTGA